The genomic region TGTTTCGTGTACTAGTACTGACTAATTTCCTTGGAATGTTTTcgcattatttattcttttttattctcaaatgtAATGACTTCTACCTTCGTGATTTTCTTGGGGTCTGGTGTTCCGGTCTCCAGGATTTCAACTTTCTGGTAGACATTAGGTGAGTTTAACCAGTGCGTTCTGTCAAATCCTTTGCGTCCACCCTTCCAGAGTCTGTTTAAATTCAagacaattattaattattcaatataattttttcatttaaaaatcaacatttGCTCATAATCATAtagtaattattcatttgagcCATTTCGTTGTGAAGTCGTTATGAAGAACAGAGGCAAGTCTCGTTACCGTTTCGTACAGACCTCACTATCGAATTAACCCTTTTCCGccattaaggggttattctcatgtgagcacttcaaaaaatcgatttttttttttttcgatattttgacagtaaaacctattgaaaacatgctgtgaaaaattcagaccgaaattcatagtatttcatAAGTTatagctcatagtcgccgacgtgtcgtaagcaattgtctaccaggctttcaactttaaacgcgtttttctcgaatcatcattttctgaaacggtcaaggtcctacaagaaaaagtattcaaccgattgctttaaaatttacatatgttcttctactcatttatggttatcgtccctaccacaattgtttattttcgacaatatcttcatattttttttaaacgatttgtaacgaaaaagaaggagattttcgtgattttttttttgaagttcgatatttttttttgtttttaatgaaattgattatatttggtagggacgatagccacaggtctactgaataataatccattcgatttttttatgtcagacaacatgaacagccgctatcaccttgaccagtgaactacctttttttgttggggactactttgacttaaaaaaaatatatgttaaaaatgtaaaaaacgaaaaaaaaattttttttcgtatatttcaaaatacaaataaaaatatattgaaaaatcaacatgattgaagtttgttgtcgcataaaaaaaaaattccgaaaaagtggtaaaatataggcgtttacatgagaataaccccttaaatttttcctccattaAATGAAATCCCCCGGAATCTTCGTTAAAACTCCctccacacaaaaaaaaagaaacaaattCAGAGAACCCCATTAAAAACAGCAATCAATTCCATAAAATCAATCAACTAACCCCTGTCTGTaattctcctcctcctccaacAAATATCCAAGCGAAGAAACAGCAGGTGGCACCTCAACATCATTCCTGGGTCTCGGTGGTTCGCTCTTAATAAGTGGATGTCTGTAAATATACCCAGTGCGAAAGCCAGCGTTATCCAACATCCTCATAAGTGCCTCAAACTCAGTGCTACCGATTCTCCAGCGTTTCTCCAGTTTTTCAGCCAATGCTGGTGGCTCAGTGATAGTACTGTGATGAGGAACCGGTTGTCTCCTAGAGGCCTCGAAGATGGCCTTCTTGGCTTCCTCGGAAATCAGGGCAATATTCTCAAGGCCAGCTGGCATGAGTTTTAACTGAGTTTCACAGGCAAGCACAGTATTATAGACATTATAAAAAGCTTCTTCGATGGTCTCCCCACAGCAAAGAGCACCTCTATTCGTCAACAGCATAACCTTGTTGATTGGTCCAAGATTCctggtaattttttccttttcctctGGCTCAACAGCCTCACCAATCCACTGGTGTGTTGACACCTCACCAATGACAATGCTCTCCTGGCCAATTGGAAGGATACCACCTTTCAAGGAAGACACTGCTGTCACTGATGGTGTTGTTATGTGAATGATACATTTAATGTCAGGCCTGGCAGCATGTATCGTTGAGTGTAACTGGAAACCACCAATATGAACACCAAAATTCGTCGTTCCCTGTTCCACGATTTGGCCCTGCATATCCACTTTAACAAGGCTTGAGGCTGTCACCTCGTGATAGAGAAGACCATATGGATTCACTAGGTAATGCTGTTGATCTTGATTTAGGCGGGCTGTTATCTGACCTCCAACACCCTGGGTCCAGCCGTAGAGATCCAGGAGTCTGAACACAGCTGCCAACTTGCAGCGAAGAAGTTTCTCGCCTTTGGCGTAGCCCATGCTTTCTACGCCTTTGAAAAGATAATTAAAGGAGATTAATGATGGGCAGTCAAAAGTAAAGGAGAAGTTTTTCTTTAAATGACGGAAAGCTCTATATAATTAATATGGAAAATATCTGCACAGTGGAAATGAATGGTAATAGAGTCAAAAAAGTTATCATAAAGAAGAATAATGAactttttgtgatttttttgaatgatTGGTTTGATATTATAACATTAAGGTAAGTGCTCATTGCCAAGCTTCATTTCTCAATCACAAATGAAAAACGATAGCGAAAGTTTCCTGAAAATCTTTTTTGTTGAGTCGAATAGGAGccgcataaaatttttttttttaattttgcttttccccttttttttcgaaaaaatagaatattttcaaaacattGAAGATCAGATCGATTCGTTCAATTAGCAGTTTAAATTCTTATATCAAAGTATTTGGTTAGATACTAATTTCACTGATAAATACAATATTTCAATCTAACGCTCTATCGTGTATCCATGTcagttgaatattttcctgTCATTTTACTAACTTCATTACTACAACACGTAGGCATGAGTAATAGGTTACTATGTCAAACGtaacaaataaaatcatttctaatttttaggaaattcctTTCTAATTATGATCATCGatattttcttctattttatctctattcttttatttcattctaaTTTGATGAGCCCATTAcgtatttatcaattaaaggTGTTTTGTTGAATGGTTTTAATAGGAAATGATGtcatcagtgaaaaaaaaaatatttttctcctagTATCACCTGTTTACGGTCTAAGTAAAATAATACATATTCATTTACCTCGAATATCGTTAATTGGCATTACGCAATTGGAGTTTTTGAACACATTGGAGTTGAATCGACTACCCTGCGCCCCCATCATGTCCGAAATTTGTTGCAAGAGGCCAGAAGGCCCTGAACCATTGCTCATCTGTGTCTCGATGATACGTTCCAATTCTTCCCTGAACAACTTCGAGTTCATCATCATTTCCACTCTTCGTCTCCTCTCCATCTCCCTCACGTCCTGATCGGGATAACAAGGAATTAACGATTGTGTAGGAGAAGATGAGAAGAATTTCTAGAGTTGAGTAGTGTGCcagaaaataattagaaagtgccgtatttgtttatttaacgaTTTGAGTAGATGAGTCGCAATCACTTTAGTTTCCttattgtagaaaaattaatacagTTCTAGGTCAGTATCAGATCACTCCTAACTTTCCTAAttcttattaatttttcctaatTAGTAAAGTTGACAGTTGCTCTTTATTCTGTCATTCAACTctaaacttcaaaaaaaaatcaatactaACTGAAATTCTCAGCAGTGATAACATTTCAAATTATATGAATTTAAAGTTTTCGTTACATATTTTGCATAAGAAATTTGACTGTCAATAATTGTTGTTGTTCATCATTTTACTCAAATAAAACTTGTTGAAGATAAAAATCTTAAGATTTAATTGTATTGGGTACTCACCGCTTCAATATCAGCTGGTCTCATCTTACTTTTTTCCTCTTCCGTGAGGCCGTCCATCACGCCGTTTGTGTGAGGCTCAGTGAGCTCCTGCTGACTTGTGTCCGCCATCCTCGGGTTTCCCCCAGTTATCTGCGActgaaacaataaatattgaaaacatgagaaattgatgacaataaaaaatgacctGCGGGTGTAATTTGGTCattaattcttcatttatttttctgaccTCATCGTCATCATTCAAGGCTACGTATTCCCCGAGAGATTTCAATAAAGCTTGATTCAGAGCATTTGCATACAATGTTAAGTGTAACATCGCCCCCCTGCTCATTATTTCACACTTAGTAATTACTTCATCACATTTTGTTCATTGCagagagttgaaaaaatatgtagTGCTCTCATCCACTTTCATCTGATTAAGATGTGACGGCCTTCAATGTTCTTTAATAACGTTTAATAGTTTTCATAGTGTTTAATAGTATTTAATTAGCTCGAGGTGTGGTGGGTCTGTATCGAGTGTGACGATGACCAATATTTGGAGAACGTTTATTTAATTCACTTTTAATGACGCAAAAATAggtgaaatttattattattggagCATGACGACACTTTTTTCGTGTTACGAAAGCCTTTTTAGACTATCAACCGATAAGGAGGGCTCTGCCAGCTAACACTGTACACTGTAGATATTGTTACATCACTGAAGCCTGTGCACACTGTACTCTGGTCTATACTGGAGACGTCTGCCAAATGCTAATGAATATGGCCGATTTTAATACGTGCTAAAGTCCCCTGaagaaataattacaaaatgtcTAGCTTAAATCAAAGAAACTCGTGAATGGTGAgccggaaattttttttctatcaacaAATGCCCTGATTTAAGGACGAAAAATACCTGGGGAAATTATCTGTTGACTATATAACTGTCATGTGAATCCTTATATGCGGGAGAAAATAGGGATATGTATTGTCATTTGTTTCCTTTCCATAACATTTGTAAAAAGATTcttacaatttcatttttggaAGTAATTTTATGCATCCAAATTGAGCTGTAAGTGGTCTGAAATATTTAGTGAAAAAAGCAATCGActaaatcaatatttaatcGCCTATTCATGAATTTAGTCCCACAAAGTtctcaatttaaattttaatatctgGAGCttaattgtgaaaattacACGTCTTTCCCCCGCAtgtattgaaatatttgaagaacttccattttttcattgaaagttatcaatatttttacatATAGTACAGCATTGATGAAGAGGCTTTGGATTTATAGCAAAATATACGTTGGGAAAGGAGACTAGTTCAAACATTTCTAGAAGACCTTTCCACTTTTGGATAATTCTCCAAGTACACGTGATAATAAACCcaaatttcgttaaaaaaaaataattagatcCCAGATTAGATTCAGGAGCTCACCAGTCATAGTCATAGTCGGACAgcaaaaatgtatttgatcTTTTAcactcattaattaaataaatgagaaataataaCTCAGTGATAACCTAATTGTTAATTGTattatttaatcatttaaGAAAGATAAGCATATGGAGCCGTCGGGTTGaatgattaattgaaaattattgtcagAGAGTTGAAGGAGTCTTTGTTATCACTGATAAAAAGATagtaaaaaatcgattatcaatGAATTATCGTTAAGTGACTCAATGGAAGTCTCCAAATGCATCTAATCTCACATGACACTTAACATTTCAAATGACTCCGGCGTGAATGAGCTTTGGAGGCTACAATGAGCCAGATGACGTCAGGATGACAAGTAATTCATTCCAATGACAACGATTAAAAAACGTCTGCAAGTTCACGAATGTATTCCATAATCGAACTGATTTGAAGAGGGGGAGATGGTAATGAATTGAGTCGATTCAAGGCACATACCCCTGACATTTCGAGGATCATTTTTACTGGTAGGCTGATCAACGTCGAATAGGGGTAGGAATACCAAATATTTTGAGGGATCGATTTTCAGGGGAAAAGGAAGGGATgaggaagtttttttttcatgggttGGGCTATTTTTAACTGTGTtgaggggagggaaaaatgtcaaatgccactttttgaaggaaaattcatCAGTTGTTGAGGGTAATTTTGTAAGATTCTCGGTACATTTCTTAAAAATActcatcattgaaaaatgtgaaCTTTGTTACTGGTATTAAGAAGACTGATGCTTAATTACATATATAGGAACCAATTTTCCGTTAAGTAACTGTCAACGAATTTTTCTCCAGAGAACTTTCCTTTATTGACAAAGAGGTCTTCATTTGCCGTCCGGGAATTGAAATCTTAAAGATTCAAGTGGCTTGATCATTTCATGAGGGCTCCCTTCAGACCAACCCACTAACtgaatgaatatatattttaacaGCGAAGCCGGAGAAAGATTTAAGTCAATTTGAGTGATTGGCGAGCGTTCAAAGAATACTTTGGAATCGAAGGGGGATAGAAAAATTCCTATTGATTCCCTTGATAAATGACTCCGTCCCCAAAGAAATGTCgttataaaatttcttttatctcccttagattagtacatatatatatatatatatatatttctcaatAACTCCATGGAGACCGTTCTATCGCTTCGTCACTAAATCGGTAAAAAATCTGAACTGAAATCTCATGCATTGACCCTAGAACCGGAATGAAGAACGATATCGATATGAGGAAATCCTTAAAAACATAGACTATCTTCAGAATGACTGATTTCCGAATAAAAAGTAGCGATAACTTTTTTAGTAAAAACCTTATCACACGAAAAATCCCACTAAACGTCAAAATCCACTCAACAAAATGCTACCAAGGGAACAAGAGCTTATCTAACTTTTCCTTACAATAAATCCCTCCCCCCTGTCCCCCATATGTTTTACAGTGACGTGCACTCAGGGTTCATACTCCTCACTTTTAATACGTAAATGGGGCATTTTATCCGTCGACGCGTCGAGCTAATAATAACCAAACGGTTACGCGACAAGAGGATGCCACGCCTTAGTCTCCAATCGTTCCAGCCttcgtatatatttttttcgattttctctACAGACGAGATAAAACGGAAGTGATTCCACGAGACAATGGAATCACCAACCCCTTGACATTCAATAAATATCGAATAATGTTATCACATGCCAATAGCATAAAGCTATGAACAAAATTAACTAAACTGATCAGCTTAATGAATCCCAAATGATTATGTGATGGATCATTGGGTGATAAGAATTAGTCATTGGTCAGTGTGTCGATGGGTCTGGCATCTCATTCGAGGTCAGAATCACCTGCATGGCAACTAGAGTGGATCAATAGAAACCATGGGCTCTGTCTAGCACGTGTCACCACTACACAATCAATTCGTTCCACTCCCCCCCTGCTATCAGCAGCTCAGACAGTCACAATGGATCCAGCTTGGTGTAACTTTCATGGAAGGAAGAACACTCCAATTCTGCCAACCCCTGGAACCTTTGCAACCCTTGAAATTTCCTCCCTCTTGGATTCTTTTTTCACTCTCAGAGGCCCTCTGGCGACAGTCTGCTATTGCGACGAGGGATAAAAACAACATCGCTTACTACTTCATTGAAACAAAGGGAAAGCACTTGGGAAAGGACTCGAAGGGTTGTGCTAAcggttgaatattatttttttagggggggaTATATGTGATTCTCGATGAATATCTTTGGACTGgggtcggaaaaaaaaatcagagggGACTTGTCGATTTATTTGTTCaatgaatatatttatcattttgactttttttatCTTTCGGAGACAGTGACGAACGGAAATAACTTTAAAGATATTATATTTGAGGATATATTTGTCTAGAATTCCGTTTTCAGAATGAATGGAGAATGAACAATAATGTAAATATTGGTGTCGAATAGATAACTTGGAAAACGAttggaaaaagttttttttaatatttttgacCTGGGGTCGTTGCGAAAAATCTCGtagaaattttctattaattatgaaaatggcATAATGATGCCTCTTCTTAGAGTTGTGGATTGCCTGGATAAATTAACAATGAAGAGAAATATAAAACTTAATGTCGACTGAGTTACTGGAGTATTATAAGgatatgaaaataatgaaaggaAAAGCACTTGGGAAAGGGCTCGAAggggtgaatattttttttacgagaatATATTTCTTGATGAATAGCTTTGGGCTGGggtcgagagaaaaaatcaaagGGGAATTTGAGGTTTACTTATTcggtgaataattttaaagctTCGTTTTTTTATCTGGGAGGAACAGGAGAATTGGAATGATTTAGtactaaattaaataattttagttttttttgtgTGAGTGGAGGATTGGGTTGATCCAACCGGAGAAAGAGAAAGCGAGTTGATCCCGATATGTCTCGAAAATCCCGAATGAGCGTAAGAGTGAGACTGAAACCACTGAACAACTacatgtgataaaaaaaatcgtatgaaACACGCGTGACTTATCACTTCAATCAATTCAAGATTTAGAATTACTCGATAGTAATTCTCGAATTAAAATCGATTggcattttttcacttcattttcgaataaacaaataaacgaATACACGAATCCTTTTGCCTTTTTTCTCACTTTCTGAGTGAGTTAAGAAGGACTGAGAGTTATTTTCGGGTTCTGATGTCTCAGCTTTTTGGTGGTATTCTCGTGTAGCTCTGAACCAACCACAAGACCCCATGAATACCGGCAATCAGTACCTATATTTAGACTCATGATACACACAGCCATTAATCAGAACCGCAAAGCAAAATCCCACAGCAATCTTCAGGTCATACCATCCCCTCAAGGAATTTACTCAGTCAATGGGAAATCCTTTTGTTatctaaatttttattgttcaaaATTTCTTGTCCTCTCGATTTTGATATTCCTGAAGATTTAATCCTGAAGATTGAGGCTCATTAACTGTCAATAGAATCACTATAATGAAATTGTTGGGGCTATTTTTGTTTACGTGAATCAAAGAGGCTTTGAAACAGTTAAGTAGTAAATCCCTGGCTTATGTTTCATTACTTCAGTCTCAGTTTTCTGCAATTGAGATGACCCCCAACGAATCCCTAAGCTCTGCACTTTTGGAGATTCTGGGGGCTTTTATACACAGACGTCGAGTCATCACAAACAAATGAGGTGATTGTTCTGTTGAGTAAATTGAAATTCTGATGAACAACTCGTTCTCATGCTCAAATAATCCAAAGTTTCAAGTTAATTTGATAGGTGGAGTCTtcgttagaaaaaaattccaactccTAGGAACAATTTTCCTGGATCAAACATGTTTTTTTAGCAacatgtgatttttttaactaCTTTTATCTGAGCATTATAAAAATGTTCCAATCTGTTTCAAATCGGATCCATTATTTATGTTTACACTTGACATCTAACAGCAGATGTACATCCCGTGGATATAAACAGAATGTTTATATAACAAGTGTATTGAAAGGCACGTACATGGCCTAGATAAACTGTGATTATTGCAGCGTAAAAACTGGGCTACACACTATATTTACGAAATCAATGAACAACTCTTATTGTTTTCACCACCAGACTCTTCCAACATTTTCATCCATCCCATGAATTAATTACTCCGGTAATTAAATAACCGTCATTTCCTGTCTCACATGAGAACAAGGGAGGGATGATAAAGCTAGAGGACAAGCTGAGGCCCACGGAGATGTCCATGGGTACTGGAGGGATCACTGACCTCAAAAACAGAAGCCTGCACATCGATCCGGAGAAACCTTTAATTATCGATGAGAAATGGCTGTCGACGTGTCACGGCTTACTTCACCGAGACTAGACAGACGAGAATG from Diachasmimorpha longicaudata isolate KC_UGA_2023 chromosome 1, iyDiaLong2, whole genome shotgun sequence harbors:
- the Hts gene encoding protein hu-li tai shao isoform X7, whose product is MSRGAMLHLTLYANALNQALLKSLGEYVALNDDDESQITGGNPRMADTSQQELTEPHTNGVMDGLTEEEKSKMRPADIEADVREMERRRRVEMMMNSKLFREELERIIETQMSNGSGPSGLLQQISDMMGAQGSRFNSNVFKNSNCVMPINDIRGVESMGYAKGEKLLRCKLAAVFRLLDLYGWTQGVGGQITARLNQDQQHYLVNPYGLLYHEVTASSLVKVDMQGQIVEQGTTNFGVHIGGFQLHSTIHAARPDIKCIIHITTPSVTAVSSLKGGILPIGQESIVIGEVSTHQWIGEAVEPEEKEKITRNLGPINKVMLLTNRGALCCGETIEEAFYNVYNTVLACETQLKLMPAGLENIALISEEAKKAIFEASRRQPVPHHSTITEPPALAEKLEKRWRIGSTEFEALMRMLDNAGFRTGYIYRHPLIKSEPPRPRNDVEVPPAVSSLGYLLEEEENYRQGLWKGGRKGFDRTHWLNSPNVYQKVEILETGTPDPKKITKWVSEGSPTHSSTPVRIDSALQFVPKNTNPREFKTLQQQIKDNRRADKISAGPQSHILEGVSWEEAKKMQDASISATGESVVLVGAASKGIIQRGFQHNAMVYKTPYAKNPFDAVTDQELDQYKKEVARKTKGDPYDESQSESEALSSFNISRATHESSTAKSPIQSPVSVTSETEEESRDEPRVLRIEKKKVPAPSQPEVVLSDADATTEFLNEMRRSAMEPKNEFVRRGENTVNGDHSDAHHSTFSHSSKEGSMSQDVSVSEESPKKEKKKKKGLRTPSFLKKKKEKKKPVEA
- the Hts gene encoding protein hu-li tai shao isoform X8 is translated as MSRGAMLHLTLYANALNQALLKSLGEYVALNDDDESQITGGNPRMADTSQQELTEPHTNGVMDGLTEEEKSKMRPADIEADVREMERRRRVEMMMNSKLFREELERIIETQMSNGSGPSGLLQQISDMMGAQGSRFNSNVFKNSNCVMPINDIRGVESMGYAKGEKLLRCKLAAVFRLLDLYGWTQGVGGQITARLNQDQQHYLVNPYGLLYHEVTASSLVKVDMQGQIVEQGTTNFGVHIGGFQLHSTIHAARPDIKCIIHITTPSVTAVSSLKGGILPIGQESIVIGEVSTHQWIGEAVEPEEKEKITRNLGPINKVMLLTNRGALCCGETIEEAFYNVYNTVLACETQLKLMPAGLENIALISEEAKKAIFEASRRQPVPHHSTITEPPALAEKLEKRWRIGSTEFEALMRMLDNAGFRTGYIYRHPLIKSEPPRPRNDVEVPPAVSSLGYLLEEEENYRQGLWKGGRKGFDRTHWLNSPNVYQKVEILETGTPDPKKITKWVSEGSPTHSSTPVRIDSALQFVPKNTNPREFKTLQQQIKDNRRADKISAGPQSHILEGVSWEEAKKMQDASISATGESVVLVGAASKGIIQRGFQHNAMVYKTPYAKNPFDAVTDQELDQYKKEVARKTKGDPYDESQSESEALSSFNISRATHESSTAKSPIQSPVSVTSETEEESRDEPRVLRIEKKKVPAPSQPEVVLSDGENTVNGDHSDAHHSTFSHSSKEGSMSQDVSVSEESPKKEKKKKKGLRTPSFLKKKKEKKKPVEA
- the Hts gene encoding protein hu-li tai shao isoform X9, translated to MSRGAMLHLTLYANALNQALLKSLGEYVALNDDDESQITGGNPRMADTSQQELTEPHTNGVMDGLTEEEKSKMRPADIEADVREMERRRRVEMMMNSKLFREELERIIETQMSNGSGPSGLLQQISDMMGAQGSRFNSNVFKNSNCVMPINDIRGVESMGYAKGEKLLRCKLAAVFRLLDLYGWTQGVGGQITARLNQDQQHYLVNPYGLLYHEVTASSLVKVDMQGQIVEQGTTNFGVHIGGFQLHSTIHAARPDIKCIIHITTPSVTAVSSLKGGILPIGQESIVIGEVSTHQWIGEAVEPEEKEKITRNLGPINKVMLLTNRGALCCGETIEEAFYNVYNTVLACETQLKLMPAGLENIALISEEAKKAIFEASRRQPVPHHSTITEPPALAEKLEKRWRIGSTEFEALMRMLDNAGFRTGYIYRHPLIKSEPPRPRNDVEVPPAVSSLGYLLEEEENYRQGLWKGGRKGFDRTHWLNSPNVYQKVEILETGTPDPKKITKWVSEGSPTHSSTPVRIDSALQFVPKNTNPREFKTLQQQIKDNRRADKISAGPQSHILEGVSWEEAKKMQDASISATGESVVLVGAASKGIIQRGFQHNAMVYKTPYAKNPFDAVTDQELDQYKKEVARKTKGDPYDESQSESEALSSFNISRATHESSTAKSPIQSPVSVTSETEEESRDEPRVLRIEKKKVPAPSQPEVVLSDGENTVNGDHSDAHHSTFSHSSKEDVSVSEESPKKEKKKKKGLRTPSFLKKKKEKKKPVEA